A region from the Malus domestica chromosome 07, GDT2T_hap1 genome encodes:
- the LOC103422358 gene encoding uncharacterized protein: protein MKIFCQGDLVQPGATRFATNYITINNILNKKAGLKQLFTSEEWYNSRFSESEEGKIIESRVLDHRLWDAMEGVQSIYEPLYSIMRIVDTEVIPTMPILYDMFHIMKEKISKLKGKKWILKIINHRWDVTLSRPLHQAAHYLNPRYQYEIGVGHNKELLSELQRVFERLNPTGDKGLQAFGVEVINFRDCRKTFHTEMAVKSRKSIPPAEWWNLHVDSAPNLQKIAMRILSQTISSLACERNWSTFALIHTKQRNRLAYTRLEKIVFCYYNMKLKLRDEEAEMNKVAENDYIDLLDIAGQPSDDDNNPIQ, encoded by the exons ATGAAGATCTTTTGTCAAGGAGATTTGGTCCAACCCGGTGCAACTCGGTTTGCAACAAACTACATCACTATCAATAACATCTTAAATAAGAAAGCTGGGCTGAAGCAACTTTTTACAAGTGAGGAATGGTATAATAGTCGATTCAGTGAATCAGAAGAAGGGAAGATAATTGAAAGTCGAGTCCTTGATCATAGATTATGGGATGCCATGGAAGGAGTGCAATCCATCTATGAGCCTTTGTATAGCATCATGCGAATTGTTGACACAGAGGTAATTCCTACAATGCCTATCTTATATGATATGTTTCACATAATGAAAGAGAAGATTTCTAAGTTGAAGGGAAAAAAATGGATTCTCAAAATCATCAATCACAGATGGGATGTCACATTATCTCGTCCATTACATCAAGCTG CCCACTACTTGAACCCTAGATATCAATATGAAATAGGGGTTGGCCACAATAAAGAGTTACTTTCAGAACTTCAACGCGTATTTGAAAGGTTGAATCCAACTGGGGATAAAGGTTTGCAAGCATTTGGGGTCGAG GTAATTAATTTTAGAGACTGTAGAAAGACATTTCACACTGAGATGGCcgtcaaatcaagaaaatcgaTCCCCCCAGCAGAATGGTGGAATCTTCATGTTGATTCTGCCCCGAACTTGCAAAAAATTGCTATGCGTATATTGTCACAGACAATATCATCATTGGCATGTGAGCGAAATTGGAGTACATTTGCTCTTATTCACACGAAACAAAGGAACCGTCTCGCATATACTAGGCTGGAAAAGATTGTCTTTTGCTATTATAATATGAAACTTAAGCTACGTGATGAAGAGGCCGAAATGAACAAGGTTGCTGAAAATGACTACATAGACCTTCTTGACATTGCAGGGCAACCATCTGATgatgataataatccaattcaaTAA